Within the Acidimicrobiales bacterium genome, the region GAACGAGGTGGAGTCCCGGCTGTACCGCGACCGGCGCCCGGCCGGGGTCCTCCACGCCGCCGTCGGGGCGGCGGTGGGCGCCGGCGCCGGCGGGGCGCTGCAGCGGGTGCTGGGCCCGGGGACGGGAACAGCGGCGGCGACGTACGTGGCGGTGGCCCAGCGCCAGCTGGCCACCGCGGCGGAGGAGGTGGCGGCCGGCCTGGCGGCTGACGATCTCGACGCGGCGCGGGCGCTCCTGCCGGCGCTCGTGGGCCGGGACCCGGCCGGCCTGGACGAGAAGGAGATAGCCCGGGCGGTCGTCGAATCGGTGGCCGAGAACACCGTCGACGCGGTGGTGGCGCCCGTCCTGTGGGCGGTGCTGGGAGGCGCCCCCGGCGTGCTGGCCTACCGCGCCCTCAACACCATGGACGCCATGGTCGGGCACCGCAGCCCCCGCCACCTCCGCTACGGGTGGGCGGCGGCCCGCCTCGACGATGCCGCCAACTGGCTGCCGGCCCGGGTCACCGCCGCCCTGGTCATGGCGTGCCGGCCCG harbors:
- the cbiB gene encoding adenosylcobinamide-phosphate synthase CbiB is translated as NEVESRLYRDRRPAGVLHAAVGAAVGAGAGGALQRVLGPGTGTAAATYVAVAQRQLATAAEEVAAGLAADDLDAARALLPALVGRDPAGLDEKEIARAVVESVAENTVDAVVAPVLWAVLGGAPGVLAYRALNTMDAMVGHRSPRHLRYGWAAARLDDAANWLPARVTAALVMACRPGRAADVWRTVRADAPAHPSPNAGVAEAAFAGALGVRLGGTNRYGERVEVRPSLGDGRAPDRSDIAPAVRLARDAGLLLTAALVGGAGRAP